The Dethiosulfovibrio peptidovorans DSM 11002 genome has a window encoding:
- a CDS encoding hydroxymethylglutaryl-CoA lyase, whose amino-acid sequence MSSPSLPREVVICEVGPRDGLQNESTLLSVENKLALIEGIIDAGAKSIEVGSFVHPKAVPSMADTDEVVKRLRKIDGVEYRGLALNFKGVERACEAGVTKVKVSVSASRTHSRQNSNATPEEVITGFGKCAAFCSDRGRELSGAISTAFGYTDEGIIPLEEIYPIVDAYLDLGIREISMSDTTGMAHPGQVYEYMTDLIRRYPDVTWTLHPHNTRGMALANIYAAMTAGVSHFDASFAGLGGCPFAPGASGNVATEDVVNMLETMGVRTGFDLDKVLTVARKVEEYVGHPGDSSMLRVSGF is encoded by the coding sequence ATGTCCTCTCCATCTCTTCCCCGCGAGGTCGTCATCTGCGAGGTAGGCCCCAGGGACGGACTTCAGAACGAGAGCACCCTTCTGTCCGTGGAGAACAAGCTGGCCCTGATAGAGGGAATAATCGACGCCGGGGCCAAGAGCATCGAGGTCGGGTCCTTCGTCCATCCCAAGGCGGTTCCCTCCATGGCCGATACCGACGAGGTAGTCAAAAGGCTCAGGAAGATCGACGGAGTCGAGTACAGAGGTCTGGCCCTCAACTTCAAGGGAGTCGAGAGGGCCTGCGAGGCCGGGGTTACCAAGGTCAAGGTGAGCGTCTCGGCCAGTCGAACCCACTCGAGGCAAAACAGCAACGCCACGCCGGAAGAGGTCATAACCGGTTTCGGAAAATGCGCCGCCTTCTGTTCCGACAGAGGGAGGGAGCTCAGCGGAGCCATCTCCACCGCCTTCGGATACACCGACGAGGGGATCATACCTCTGGAGGAGATATACCCCATAGTGGACGCCTATCTGGACCTGGGGATAAGGGAGATATCCATGTCCGACACCACCGGAATGGCCCATCCCGGCCAGGTCTACGAATACATGACCGACCTGATCCGCCGTTATCCCGACGTTACCTGGACGCTCCATCCCCACAACACCAGGGGTATGGCGCTGGCCAACATCTACGCTGCGATGACCGCAGGTGTGTCCCATTTCGACGCATCCTTCGCCGGTCTGGGGGGCTGTCCCTTTGCCCCGGGAGCCTCCGGAAACGTCGCCACCGAGGACGTGGTCAATATGCTGGAGACCATGGGTGTCCGCACCGGTTTCGATCTGGATAAGGTGTTGACCGTGGCACGGAAGGTGGAGGAATACGTCGGTCATCCCGGAGACAGCTCCATGCTTAGGGTCTCTGGTTTTTAG
- a CDS encoding Gfo/Idh/MocA family protein — MKKISIGIIGSGFASHLHCKYVAQVAGCSIDMRAIADIDIEKARKVADTYGFRSYYDDYRRILDDKEIDVVHICTPPFLHSSMVSEILRAGKHVICEKPLTGYFGKEGAVSSVGDTVPKSVMFREVRKELAEIEETVKSSNNLFMYAENYIYSPNVLKAAEIIRAKKSKILFMKGEESLKGSTSPVAGLWNKTGGGSLIRVGCHPIGGILWLKREQAQARGEKIGVKSVICDTARMTPSLSDYEHRHIDVRPEDVEDFASLIITFTDGTKALIIAGDVMLGGTKNYIEVYSNDAVLDCKITPSNNLASYMLDEDGLEDVYISELLPSKVGWQNPFVAEGILRGYVGQFQDFMECVSTGRKPLSDFDLAKQVTEVIYGAYLSDEEGKSVQL, encoded by the coding sequence ATGAAGAAGATATCTATCGGGATAATAGGGAGCGGGTTTGCATCTCATCTTCACTGTAAGTATGTGGCTCAGGTGGCTGGATGTTCTATCGATATGAGAGCTATAGCCGATATCGACATTGAAAAAGCTCGGAAGGTCGCTGATACATATGGTTTCCGAAGCTACTATGACGATTACAGACGAATTTTGGATGACAAGGAGATAGATGTCGTTCATATATGTACGCCTCCTTTTTTGCACTCTTCCATGGTTTCGGAGATATTGAGAGCGGGGAAGCACGTAATATGCGAAAAACCTCTAACCGGCTATTTCGGAAAAGAAGGAGCCGTTTCCTCCGTAGGTGATACCGTACCCAAATCCGTGATGTTTCGGGAAGTTCGAAAGGAACTTGCAGAAATCGAGGAAACGGTTAAGTCTAGCAATAACCTCTTCATGTATGCCGAGAACTATATCTATTCTCCGAATGTGTTGAAAGCTGCCGAGATAATACGTGCGAAGAAAAGCAAGATACTGTTTATGAAGGGAGAGGAGAGCCTAAAGGGATCGACGTCGCCGGTTGCTGGTTTATGGAACAAAACAGGTGGAGGATCTCTGATTCGTGTCGGTTGTCACCCTATTGGAGGTATCTTATGGCTTAAGCGAGAGCAAGCCCAGGCTAGGGGCGAAAAGATAGGCGTTAAAAGCGTAATATGCGATACTGCTAGGATGACCCCCTCTCTTAGCGACTATGAACACAGACACATCGACGTGAGGCCGGAAGACGTCGAAGACTTCGCATCGTTGATAATTACATTTACCGACGGTACAAAGGCTCTGATTATTGCAGGGGATGTCATGCTTGGTGGAACCAAAAATTACATCGAAGTTTACTCTAACGATGCGGTTTTGGATTGCAAGATAACCCCTTCTAATAACCTCGCGAGCTACATGTTGGACGAAGATGGACTTGAGGATGTCTATATATCCGAACTGTTGCCTTCCAAAGTTGGTTGGCAGAATCCATTTGTAGCGGAAGGTATCCTGAGAGGTTATGTCGGTCAATTCCAGGATTTTATGGAATGTGTGTCAACTGGAAGAAAACCTCTCTCCGACTTCGATTTGGCCAAACAAGTAACGGAAGTGATCTATGGAGCCTATCTTTCCGATGAAGAGGGAAAGTCTGTGCAACTCTGA